One Salvia splendens isolate huo1 chromosome 1, SspV2, whole genome shotgun sequence genomic window, TTGGAAGCGAGGTTTTGTGAAGGGAATTAGGGCTTGGAAGAGTATATGTTGGGTTTCAGAATTTGGGCCTATAATTTCAAAGCTCGGCCCAGTTAGTTAAATAGCTGGTAATTTAACAAAAATACTCTTATTTATTGATAATAGTGGTAATTGAATGCTAAATTAGATTCGATAGTAAAGAATCGAAGTTGGATGGACGCCATTGAAGACATCTTCGAATCTTCGTTGAACCTCGAGGAATCGCACTTGAGAGAGGGCTACGACGAGGGCTACGCCGACGGGTTAATCTCGGGGAAGGAAGAGGGGGAGCAAGTCGGGCTGAAAACCGGGTTCGAAACGGGCGAGGAATTGGGGTTTTACCGCGGCTGCGTCGGAGTGTGGAGCTCCGCCATTCGCGCCGACCCGAATTTCATGTCGGCCCGGGTCCAGAAGACGATCAAGCAGATGGATGAATTGCTGCAGAATTACACGATACTGGAGCCGGAAAACGAGGCCGTGTCCGATGCCATGGATGCCCTGCGACTCAAATTCAAGATTATCTGTGCTAGCTTGAATCTGAAATTGGAGTACAAGGGTTATCCTAAGTCGTCTGATGCTGCTGCAGATATTGGATTTTGATTTTCATGTTTACTGCCAACTGTTCGACATATGTTCTAAGAGAAAATCTTATTGATTTCGGAAGAAACTACCTGATCCTGATTGTCTATCgaagtagtagtataaatcTCGAATTTGTGAGGGTGATGGTGATGATGAAACTGAGGAATCAAACTATTTCATCATAATAATTTATGTTTACATTCATTTTCCTTTCAAATTATGGAGCACTAGAATGCTGCATCAGCAACAGGTTATTTTTGCACAAATTTTTAGTACtaggaatttttcaaaaacgtTATCAGTATTCAAATTCTGATCCATACAGTGCCGGTATTGGAGGTTGTTGAAAAATAGGAGTAGCATCAAATATTAAATTCTATGAATCCAAATCATTGAAAGTTAGTGGGGTTATTGCATTGTTGCACTATGATAATATAGTTTCATAAAAGTCATGAATAATTGGATTTAGTAGACGTGCTAAAGTTATTCTTCATTTCCAACTATGACACATTGCATTATTGCCATTACAAAAAAATGAAGGTATGGAAAAATTTACCTATTCataagaatttaattaattgccgAGGGATTGTGTTAGTTATTGACGAACTACTGACCACACATATTTCCCGACACAAAGATGGAAAtagagaataatttttttttctacaacATTCGTCAAAAATTagagaaaagataaatatacatgtacataatattcttaaatttttaaatttaagtgaatttaattaaaaattagttttgttatttattgtattatatgtagcaataagaaagaagtgatatcgaaattttatgtcaaatcataacatgatttcgagcttgatttgaattaattatataatatttagtaagaattaaaaaaaattgaagtgtTGCAAAATGATTAATATGAAATTCTGGCAGATTAAGTTTTTGCGTCCACTCCTGCAGCTGGATAATTTGCCGTCGCCACGCCACACCACGCCACCCATTTATTTCGGaagtttgatttatttttcGGATATTTTTCGtcgcaatcaaatcaaatactactactactagtttaAAGGGGTGGAAGAAGCTCTTTTTCAAAGCTAGTCGAAAACGAGACTGCTCGTAATTTCAATCTCCGAGGTACGCTCGGATCTTAGTCCCCTGCATTTCTTATCCAATTTATTTTTTCACCTTGTTAATCTGATTTTGTTTGCTTGTTTCTTTTCTGTGATTATATGCTAAATTGCTTGTTATGAACCATCACAATCTCTTGTCTAAGTTTTAGCTAACCATATCATGTTTTGGTTAAGATCGAGATTGTTTCGAGAACAGTTTGGTCGATCAGTTCTTCTGAAATATAAGCATCAATTGCATTTCAATTAAGATCGGTCAAATTGGAATCTGTGTCTGTGTAAGTTTGATCTCGTTATTTCTTGGTAAGTGATTTGGAGTTATGAGATCTGGAGCTAGTTGATATAGGTAGCCGTAATTTGGTTTGTTTAGAGTTGAAGATGAATGTGAAATTAGGCAGATCCGTTTCTTATTAGAGATCCAGAGTTGCAGGGACCGCTGCctgtttttctttttcccaGAATTTTGTGAGGCAATGCTGTTTACCATGTGCAGTGAAGGACGAAATGGAAGGCACGGTGTTCACCCCTGCATTGGAAGGGATGCAGCATGTGAAGTCGGAAGACGGAGTAATGCTAACTAAGCCATTCTTGGATGTATGCAAGCTTATCTTACCTGTGATTGGTAATTTCTCGTGTGCATTTTTGAGCTTTGCACTGCTTCGATATACTAGGAGATAttcatttgtttatttttgCTTTCCTGTGATGTGAAGGAATTGAATTGATGAATAAGATTTAACTAGCCGTGAATGTCTGCAGAAAAATTTGGAGCTGCTATGGCACTTGTCAAATCTGACATTGGAGGCAACATAACTGTAAGATGATTTTCCTCTATAGTTTACATACTAAACTGTCATCAACAGAGGTCTATGgatatattcttttatcaaaTCACATCTTGATCGTTGTGTTGTAGAGGCTAGAGAACAAATATTTGTCCAGCCCAACGAAGTATACCCATCTATACACTATGGTACAAGAAGAAGTTGATGCTAAGACCGCTAAAGGCTCATCTAGTTGCACCAATGGCCTCCTGTGGTTGACAAGGTAGAAATGATACAGAATCAATCACTTTCTCTTCTCCTTAATTCCTAAGTGGCATGCTAGTGCTTCTTCTGTAACTTCATTTTCTTGAGTGTACATGTCAGAGTACGCACGTGTAATCTGTTGTTACTTTTTTGGCTTGGAGACAgacttaaattagaattttgtaATTTGTAGGGCAATGGATTTCTTGGTAGAATTGTTCCGTAATTTAATTCATCATCAAGACTGGTCTATGTCTCAAGCCTGTAGTGAGGCCTATGCGAAGACTCTGAAAAAATGGCATGGTTGGCTGGCTAGTTCAAGCTTTTCTGTAAGAACTCTCGATACTTTATTCAGTTAGAATATTCCAAGCATCAGTTGAGTTTGAGTTGCTAGAGAACAATATTGAAATCGGGTATTGAAATTTGATGGCCCAGGTGGAATGCCTTGCTTATTTATTTTACCACTTACCGCATCCGAACAAACAATTTGTGTTTTAGTGCACATCATAAAGTCAAAAAATCAACTGCCACCAAGCATGTGATTATAATCCGAAGCTTCGGGTCATGTTCTGTTCTCTACACTTTGTTATAAATTAAGATCATATAAAGTCCATAGAACCTGAGAATGTCAATGCAGAGGGACTGAATGCTGTTATTTTCAGTTCCTGATATTTTTTACTCAATGTTCGCATTCGGAATTTGTGATCTGTAGAAACAGTTGGT contains:
- the LOC121752658 gene encoding protein LTO1 homolog, whose product is MDAIEDIFESSLNLEESHLREGYDEGYADGLISGKEEGEQVGLKTGFETGEELGFYRGCVGVWSSAIRADPNFMSARVQKTIKQMDELLQNYTILEPENEAVSDAMDALRLKFKIICASLNLKLEYKGYPKSSDAAADIGF
- the LOC121752651 gene encoding glycolipid transfer protein 1-like, which codes for MEGTVFTPALEGMQHVKSEDGVMLTKPFLDVCKLILPVIEKFGAAMALVKSDIGGNITRLENKYLSSPTKYTHLYTMVQEEVDAKTAKGSSSCTNGLLWLTRAMDFLVELFRNLIHHQDWSMSQACSEAYAKTLKKWHGWLASSSFSVAMKLAPDRKKFLDVVAGNGDVNSDIEKFCTTFSPFLEENHKFLASVGLDDLKAS